The following proteins come from a genomic window of Crassostrea angulata isolate pt1a10 chromosome 1, ASM2561291v2, whole genome shotgun sequence:
- the LOC128166799 gene encoding uncharacterized protein LOC128166799 isoform X1 — MKQRFSSSAYLQPLTIFTFFVSILLCTYVSLLKQSYMYMSGLRYGGHRKIGNRYFMEADTVKQEQRTVLRERFLRMCAAITGQSANICMQEKTNVQCILGHIDIDVQHVQVKDLLTPMGKVPHAVLRLNDVISIQIPDLKHKEY, encoded by the exons ATGAAGCAACGGTTTTCAAGTTCTGCATATCTTCAACCTCTTACAATCTTTACCTTCTTTGTTTCAATACTTTTATGTACGTACGTGTCACTTTTAAAGcagagttacatgtacatgtcaggGTTACGGTACGGGGGTCACAGAAAGATTG gaAACAGATATTTCATGGAAGCTGACACTGTAAAGCAGGAACAGCGGACGGTTCTACGCGAGCGGTTTCTTCGTATGTGTGCAGCCATCACAGGACAATCGGCCAACATTTGTATGCAGGAGAAGACTAATGTCCAGTGTATCTTGGGACACATAGACATTGATGTTCAACACGTACAAGTCAAAGATCTTCTGACTCCGATGGGAAAAGTTCCCCACGCTGTGCTCCGTCTCAATGATGTAATCTCTATCCAGATTCCAGACCTCAAACACAAAGAATACTGA
- the LOC128166799 gene encoding snRNA-activating protein complex subunit 5-like isoform X2 has translation MTELKELKRLKDEEKSLMNIASKLSDQLNRLKVEELALLSMLHKEGLPVNTMEDTDVGTEEQQSDSQPSSSQEVVERRVELVPLDLHVKNNQEDEEFEEEEEEEEDDDLNMMMSHFNDG, from the exons ATGACTGAATTAAAGGAATTAAAGCGACTGAAGGATGAAGAGAAAAGCCTGATGAATATTGCCAGTAAACTGAGCGATCAGCTGAATCGTCTTAAGGTAGAAGAGCTGGCCCTGCTGAGTATGCTACACAAGGAGGGACTTCCAGTGAACACAATGGAGGACACTGATGTAGGGACAGAAGAACAACAATCGGACAGTCAG CCATCATCCTCACAAGAAGTTGTTGAAAGGAGAGTGGAGTTGGTTCCCTTGGATCTCCATGTAAAAAACAACCAAGAGGATGAAGAATTTGAAGAGGAGGAAGAAGAAGAGGAAGATGATGATCTCAATATGATGATGTCACATTTTAATGATGGATGA